A window from Treponema sp. J25 encodes these proteins:
- a CDS encoding ABC transporter substrate-binding protein translates to MKRKLSHGFRILLGILGILGLVLGSCTGKTGSSTKEGEIAGKIVVLTHRTDWVNTKFQDYKKAFTAKYPKVEVEFEAITDYEGTVRTRMSTKEYGDVLCMVTVPPTPQEFANFYEPLGTVEEFSKIFDFVDTSTTISYNGIVYGYPINANVAGGLVYNKQVFKDAGIEKLPTTPEEFYEALAKIKAKTSAVPLYLNYPAQWTLVQWEGGRLSFAGDPDYLNKMIHDDAPFSPGKPHYELYKIMYEVVKRGLCEKDILTSDWELSKQLMADGKIGVMALGSWALGQIRALSKTPENIGYMPYPVTVNGKVYAEVGLDYNLAINKNSKNKEAAKAWAKWFATESGYAQDCESIPALKGGQFPAVLTAFKDLGVQFIIGAPAKPGEEGLLDKLDKESEIGFWQAPQKIRIVDAAMGTTKESFDDIMNDWNKRWARARQTLGIK, encoded by the coding sequence ATGAAAAGGAAGTTGTCTCACGGTTTCCGTATCCTCCTCGGGATACTGGGAATTCTTGGACTTGTACTCGGGTCCTGTACCGGTAAGACCGGCTCTTCAACAAAAGAAGGGGAAATAGCCGGGAAAATCGTGGTTCTTACCCATCGAACCGACTGGGTAAACACAAAATTCCAGGACTACAAAAAGGCCTTTACTGCCAAGTATCCCAAAGTAGAGGTAGAATTCGAAGCCATCACGGACTACGAAGGAACGGTGCGAACCCGGATGAGCACTAAAGAGTACGGGGATGTACTCTGCATGGTAACCGTTCCGCCCACACCACAGGAATTTGCCAATTTCTACGAGCCCCTGGGGACCGTAGAGGAATTCTCTAAAATCTTTGATTTTGTGGATACCAGTACCACCATTTCCTATAATGGCATCGTATATGGCTACCCCATCAATGCGAACGTAGCCGGTGGCCTCGTGTATAACAAACAGGTCTTTAAAGATGCGGGGATCGAAAAACTTCCCACTACCCCCGAAGAATTCTACGAAGCCCTGGCAAAAATAAAGGCCAAGACGAGTGCAGTCCCTCTGTATCTGAATTACCCTGCCCAGTGGACCCTAGTTCAGTGGGAAGGAGGGCGACTTTCCTTTGCCGGAGATCCCGATTACCTCAATAAGATGATCCATGATGATGCACCATTCTCCCCAGGGAAACCCCACTACGAACTCTATAAGATCATGTATGAAGTGGTGAAACGGGGGCTCTGCGAAAAGGATATCCTTACCTCTGACTGGGAACTTTCCAAACAGCTGATGGCGGATGGGAAAATCGGCGTTATGGCCCTCGGTTCCTGGGCTCTTGGCCAGATTCGGGCCCTTTCAAAAACCCCTGAAAACATCGGGTATATGCCCTACCCCGTAACGGTAAACGGCAAGGTATATGCAGAAGTAGGCCTTGACTACAATCTGGCTATAAATAAAAACAGCAAAAACAAGGAAGCCGCAAAGGCCTGGGCAAAATGGTTCGCTACCGAATCGGGATATGCCCAAGACTGTGAGTCCATTCCCGCTTTAAAAGGCGGCCAGTTCCCTGCGGTTCTTACCGCATTTAAGGATCTGGGGGTACAATTTATCATTGGGGCGCCGGCAAAACCAGGAGAAGAAGGCCTTCTGGACAAGCTTGACAAGGAATCGGAAATTGGATTCTGGCAGGCTCCTCAGAAGATCCGCATCGTTGATGCCGCCATGGGGACCACCAAGGAAAGTTTCGACGATATCATGAATGACTGGAACAAACGGTGGGCCCGGGCCCGGCAAACCCTGGGGATTAAATAA